The nucleotide window TTCGGCCACGGCCTGTCCGGCGCGGAAGGCGCCCGACTGCTTCAGAAGCTCGTCCACGAGGGTGGTCTTGCCGTGGTCGACGTGGGCGATGATTGCGATATTGCGCAGGTCCATTGGGGTATCCTTGGTGGTTTGGTGGTGGCCCTAAGGGCTTTGCGCGTCAATTGCCAGAGGGAAAAAGGTGTTACGCGGCGATGGTGGCGCCGCGGTGCGGCAAAAGCCGCAGGAGTGTTGGACCAAGCGGGCGGGCGACCGCACCCGTGCCCAGCTTGAAACGGGCGAGGCCGGGGGCGGCCTCGGTGTCGATGGGACCGAGATCGAGCCGGGTAAACCCGCGCTGGTGCAGATGCGTGATGGCCTGCCACATCAGCAGAGTGTGGGCATGAGCCTTGCGCGCGGCGGGGGCGGCCCAGCCGATGTGGTAGGTGGCAACGTCGCCGTGCATAAGAAAGAGCAGGTAGGCCAGCATTCCGGCGCGGTCATGGGCGGTGAATAGTCGCGTGGCCTGCCGGTGGGTGGCGGCGAAGGCGCAGGTGAACCCCGGCGGCAGGGCGCGGTAGCCACGGGTGCGCTGCTGGTGCCGGTCGAGGGTCAGCAGGTCGGCGTCGCGGTCGGGATCGAACGGGCGGTCATGCGTGCGCAAGGGGCCGGATTGCGCGGCGCGCAGGCGGTTGCGCCATTTGCCGTGCAGGCCGGCGAAGAGGGTCCCGGGATCCGGCGTGAGGTCCAGCTCGGCGATGTGGGCCGGGGTGAGCAGGGCGCGGTAGCCGTGTGAGCGGTAGAGGCGGGCGGTTCTTGGCGTGTCAGGCTGAACAACGGAGGGGCCGGGCAGGGGCAGCAGGGCCGCGCCTGGGTCGGTGCCGGGGGCCAGCACCGGCCCGCGCGGCAGCCATGTCAGGCGCGATGGGCCAAGGCGGCGGCGCAGGATCTGCGCGGTGCCAAGCGTGCGCGCACCACGGGTCAGCGCGTACCAGCCGACATCGGCCCCGATGGCCCGCATGGCGGCGCCGTAGCGCGGGTGCTGGTGCAGCGCGCAAGCGTCGGGCGGATCGGGGGCGGTGTCGCGAAGGGTCCAGGTCAGAGACATGGCCGCCATTAAGGCGATGATAACCTAAATCATGGTTAATCCCGGTCATGGCGAAGAAGACAATGTCGGTGCGCGGCGTGACGGCGCCCAGCGTGCGGCCCACGGCCTATGCCGCGTGGCTGGTGGCGGTGGCCTTGTCAGTACCGGTCTTCGTGGTGCTGAGTGTCATCGAGTGGATCCGGTAGCGGATCAGTCCCAGTTCATGCCGTGGCGGCGAACGTACCACAGCATCAGCGGCGTCTCGATGATCAGTGCGGTGACGATGGTGAAGACGGCCCAGTTGGTATCGAACAGCCAGAGCGAAAAGCGGGTTCCGGTGCCCCAGAAGAGCCAGCTGTTGATCAGTAGCATCATGCCCGTCACGCCAACGTCGTAGAGCGCCATGCGCGACGCGTGGCGCGGACGCAGGGCGGGGTAGAGCATGAAATAGGCCACCGCCAGGCAGGTGATGACGGTGACCAAGGCCTGTCCCTCGGGTGAGAGAGAGGACAGCATCGGTCAGCCCCCGATCAGAACGGAATTTCGTCGTCGTAGTCGCGCGAGGGCGAGGGTTGCGAGCGGCCCTGGTCGGACGGGCCGGACGGCCCGCCGCCGTAATCCTGGTCATAGCCACCGCCGCTGCCGCCGCCATAGCCGCCACCACCACCGCCGCCGCTGTCACGGCCGTCGAGGAAGGTCATCTCGCCGGCATAGGGGCGCAGCACGACCTCGGTCGAATAGCGGTCCTGGCCGGACTGGTCCTGCCATTTGCGGGTTTCCAGCTTGCCCTCGATATAGACCTTGGAGCCTTTTTTCAGGTATTGCTCGGCCAGGCGCACGAGCGCCTCGTTGAAGATCGCCACGGTGTGCCATTCGGTGCGTTCGCGCCGTTCGCCAGTGTTGCGGTCCTTCCAGTTCTCGGACGTGGCGATGCGCAGGTTGCACACCTTGCCGCCGTTCTGGAACGTGCGCACTTCGGGGTCGCGCCCCAGGTTTCCGATGAGAATGACTTTGTTGACGGAACCGGCCATGGCGCCCTCCTGCTGCGGTCTCTTGGTTAACGTTCACCTTACATCACCCCGAAGGCATGAAGAAAAGGCTAAAATTCAGGGAAGTTCCAAGGCGGGCGGTGCCGGACAGGAATGCGGAGCGCAAGTCTGGCAATTTGAGCCGAGTTCGGTATAGTGCGCACCGAGACGGTTCGAACCGGGCCCTGGGACACAAGGCACCGGAGGATCGTAGTGGGACAGCAAGGGACGGTAACCAGAATGCGGAAGCTCGCGATTGCAGTGACCTGCGCGTCACTGGCATGGCCGATGGCGGCCACGGCGGATATTCTCTCGACCAAGGGCAAACAGCGGGTGTTCAGCTCGCAGACGCGGGTGCTGGATACCCGGGCCAAGCAGCAATACAACGCTTCGATCCGTCTGCAGCCGCAGAAGGTTCACACGCCCAGCAAATGGGACGACGCGGCCCCCGCCGTGGGATACAGCGGCAAGTACAAGGGACAATACCTGAACGTCGCCAAGGATTCGGCGCGCCGCCACGGGATTCCGGAAAACCTGTTCCTGCGGCTGGTGCAGCAGGAATCGGGCTGGAACCCGCGCGCCGTGTCGCACAAGGGTGCCATCGGGCTGGCGCAGCTGATGCCCGGCACGGCGAACTATCTGGGGGTCGATCCCAATGACCCGCACCAGAACCTCGATGGCGGGGCGCGGTACCTGGCGGAACAGTACCGCACCTTCAAGTCCTGGCGGCTGGCGCTGGCGGCCTACAATGCGGGGCCGAAGGCGGTCGAGAAATACAAGGGGATTCCGCCCTACAAGGAAACCCGCAACTACGTGAAGATCATCTACGGGCAGTAGGCCGCGTCGCGCGGCCTAGCCGTAGTAATCGGCGTCGGAGACTTTTTCCATCCAACTGACGGCACTGCCGTCGATGCTTTCCTGAATTGCGATATGGCTCATGGCCGTGTCGGGCGACGCGCCGTGCCAGTGCTTTTCGCCCGCCGGGAACCAGACCACATCGCCTTGCCGGATCTCCTCGACCGGGCCGCCGTCGCGCTGGACGCGACCCTGCCCGAAGGTGACGATCAGGGTCTGGCCGGCGGGATGGGTGTGCCAGGCGGTGCGCGCGCCCGGCTCGAAGGTGACGTGAAGGCCCGCGGCGCGACCCGGCGCCTCGGCGGTGAAGAGCGGATCGAGCCGCACGGTGCCGGTGAAATACTCGTCCGGGCCGGGCTTGGAGGGGTTGGTGCCGGAGCGGGTTATCTTCATGGGGGGCCTTTCGGGATGTCATGGCTGTCGGTCCGCGCCGCCATCAGCCGGTAAAGCCGATCTTGTGCAGGTGGATCTCGTTCGAGGGGTGTTTCTCGGCCCCTGCCAGGCGGCCATTGTGGTGGTTGTAGAGCGTGCGCCAGTAGGGCTGAATGATCACGCCCTCCTCGCGCAGGATGGATTGCAGGCGTTCCA belongs to Roseovarius sp. THAF27 and includes:
- a CDS encoding GNAT family N-acetyltransferase, whose translation is MAAMSLTWTLRDTAPDPPDACALHQHPRYGAAMRAIGADVGWYALTRGARTLGTAQILRRRLGPSRLTWLPRGPVLAPGTDPGAALLPLPGPSVVQPDTPRTARLYRSHGYRALLTPAHIAELDLTPDPGTLFAGLHGKWRNRLRAAQSGPLRTHDRPFDPDRDADLLTLDRHQQRTRGYRALPPGFTCAFAATHRQATRLFTAHDRAGMLAYLLFLMHGDVATYHIGWAAPAARKAHAHTLLMWQAITHLHQRGFTRLDLGPIDTEAAPGLARFKLGTGAVARPLGPTLLRLLPHRGATIAA
- the ssb gene encoding single-stranded DNA-binding protein, which gives rise to MAGSVNKVILIGNLGRDPEVRTFQNGGKVCNLRIATSENWKDRNTGERRERTEWHTVAIFNEALVRLAEQYLKKGSKVYIEGKLETRKWQDQSGQDRYSTEVVLRPYAGEMTFLDGRDSGGGGGGGYGGGSGGGYDQDYGGGPSGPSDQGRSQPSPSRDYDDEIPF
- a CDS encoding lytic transglycosylase domain-containing protein codes for the protein MRKLAIAVTCASLAWPMAATADILSTKGKQRVFSSQTRVLDTRAKQQYNASIRLQPQKVHTPSKWDDAAPAVGYSGKYKGQYLNVAKDSARRHGIPENLFLRLVQQESGWNPRAVSHKGAIGLAQLMPGTANYLGVDPNDPHQNLDGGARYLAEQYRTFKSWRLALAAYNAGPKAVEKYKGIPPYKETRNYVKIIYGQ
- a CDS encoding cupin domain-containing protein, which produces MKITRSGTNPSKPGPDEYFTGTVRLDPLFTAEAPGRAAGLHVTFEPGARTAWHTHPAGQTLIVTFGQGRVQRDGGPVEEIRQGDVVWFPAGEKHWHGASPDTAMSHIAIQESIDGSAVSWMEKVSDADYYG